The following coding sequences are from one Triticum aestivum cultivar Chinese Spring chromosome 5A, IWGSC CS RefSeq v2.1, whole genome shotgun sequence window:
- the LOC123107395 gene encoding uncharacterized protein: MKITNARALLKKAAAMCKSKTSVLTARLLILASVHRRLATVGAISHRIHALIVADREKGAKVDYHKALMLRKVEKPKYQVGEMVDPSHHLTLFDQEDGVGGCPDWTLHPIFSDDDDFCYTDEYGSDDDDGDDPSVMTAIRSNQEADLEFNMDDDIDLAAEMFIRRFREQMDENFS; this comes from the coding sequence ATGAAGATCACCAACGCCCGGGCGCTCCTCAAGAAGGCAGCAGCTATGTGCAAGAGCAAGACCAGTGTCCTCACGGCCAGGCTCCTCATCCTCGCCTCCGTCCATCGCAGGTTGGCCACGGTCGGCGCCATTTCTCACAGGATCCATGCCCTCATTGTGGCTGACCGGGAGAAGGGTGCCAAAGTGGACTACCACAAGGCTCTCATGCTCCGCAAGGTTGAGAAGCCAAAGTACCAAGTCGGTGAGATGGTTGATCCGTCCCACCATCTAACATTGTTTGATCAAGAGGACGGTGTTGGTGGCTGCCCTGACTGGACACTGCACCCCATCTTCAGCGACGATGACGATTTCTGTTACACTGATGAGTAtggcagtgatgatgatgatggagatgatcccTCAGTGATGACTGCAATAAGGAGCAACCAGGAGGCTGATTTGGAATTCAATATGGACGACGATATTGACCTGGCTGCCGAAATGTTCATCAGAAGGTTCCGTGAGCAGATGGACGAGAACTTCTCGTGA